A single Bifidobacterium asteroides DNA region contains:
- a CDS encoding cation diffusion facilitator family transporter, with amino-acid sequence MSAHEGGVQGGGSAHRRQLLTTLALTGSVFVAEVVGALVTRSLALLVDAGHMMTDMAVLIASTVTAVLMDRRPTNRRTWGWSRLEVITAAGGALVLLAVGIYAIVEAVLRLWSPGRDQVHQQGLLLFFGLLGLAANVGSILVLASGHKDNLNMRAAFLEVVNDALGSVAVLVSAVVMMITGWAGFDAVAGGLIALLMIPRAIKLLASSVSVLLEETPADLDMAKVRKHLEGVPGVLEVHDLHANSVSTGLPQLTAHVVVRQGTTAVESERILTSMQRCLRDHFPVSVEHTTFQIEPQGHRDSSGEHLDM; translated from the coding sequence ATGAGTGCTCATGAAGGTGGTGTCCAAGGCGGCGGATCCGCCCATCGTCGACAGTTGCTGACGACCCTGGCGCTGACGGGATCGGTCTTTGTTGCCGAGGTCGTCGGCGCCTTGGTCACCCGCAGCCTGGCCCTGCTGGTCGATGCCGGGCACATGATGACCGACATGGCTGTGCTGATCGCCTCCACGGTAACCGCTGTGTTGATGGATCGCCGCCCCACGAACCGACGGACCTGGGGCTGGTCCCGTCTGGAGGTCATCACGGCGGCTGGCGGTGCTCTGGTTCTGCTGGCTGTGGGCATCTATGCCATCGTGGAGGCCGTCTTGCGGCTCTGGTCGCCCGGTCGGGATCAGGTCCATCAGCAGGGACTGCTGCTCTTCTTCGGACTTTTGGGTCTGGCTGCCAATGTGGGATCCATCCTGGTCCTGGCCTCAGGGCACAAGGACAATTTGAACATGCGTGCCGCTTTTCTCGAGGTGGTTAACGATGCATTGGGCTCGGTGGCGGTTCTGGTATCAGCCGTGGTCATGATGATCACCGGCTGGGCCGGGTTCGATGCCGTGGCGGGAGGACTGATCGCCCTGCTGATGATTCCCCGTGCGATCAAACTGCTGGCCAGCAGCGTCTCTGTGCTGCTTGAGGAGACTCCGGCGGACCTCGACATGGCCAAGGTCAGGAAGCACCTGGAGGGCGTGCCTGGCGTACTTGAGGTACATGACCTGCATGCCAACAGTGTTTCCACCGGTCTGCCGCAGCTGACGGCGCATGTGGTAGTGCGTCAGGGCACGACGGCTGTTGAGAGCGAACGCATTCTTACCAGCATGCAACGCTGCCTGCGCGATCATTTCCCTGTTTCGGTCGAACACACGACCTTTCAGATAGAACCCCAGGGCCACCGGGATAGCAGCGGCGAGCATTTGGACATGTAG
- a CDS encoding L-lactate dehydrogenase → MAESSIKPTKLAIVGAGAVGSTLAFSAAQRGVAREIVLEDINAQRVEAEVRDMQHGSSFYPTVTIDGSDDPQICADADMVVITAGARQKPGQTRLDLAGATINMMKSIIPQMVEVAPNAIFLLITNPVDIVTRVSLELSGLPVNQMFGSGTNLDSARLRYLIGQQTGVNVKNVHAYIAGEHGDSEVPLWSSATIGGVPMCDWMELPGHEPLDAAKREEIHQEVKNAAYQIIEGKGATNFAIAMSGVDIIESILNGTDRILPVSSMLEDFHGISDVCMSVPSVLNRDGVNTHINTPLSDGELAALKRSAETLKETASKFGF, encoded by the coding sequence ATGGCGGAATCATCAATCAAGCCAACCAAGCTAGCAATCGTGGGAGCCGGAGCCGTGGGGTCGACTCTGGCCTTTTCGGCGGCCCAGCGCGGTGTGGCTCGGGAGATCGTCCTTGAGGATATCAACGCCCAGCGTGTTGAGGCCGAGGTCCGCGACATGCAGCACGGATCCAGTTTCTACCCCACAGTCACCATCGACGGCTCGGACGATCCGCAGATCTGCGCCGACGCCGACATGGTGGTCATCACGGCCGGAGCCAGGCAGAAGCCGGGACAGACCCGGCTTGACCTGGCCGGCGCCACCATCAACATGATGAAGTCCATCATCCCTCAGATGGTCGAGGTGGCCCCCAACGCCATCTTCCTGCTGATTACCAACCCTGTCGACATCGTGACCCGAGTTTCCCTGGAGCTGTCCGGGCTGCCGGTCAATCAGATGTTCGGTTCGGGCACCAACCTGGACTCCGCCCGACTGCGCTACCTGATCGGCCAGCAGACCGGTGTCAACGTCAAGAACGTGCATGCCTACATCGCCGGCGAGCACGGCGACTCCGAGGTCCCGCTCTGGAGCTCAGCCACCATCGGCGGGGTGCCCATGTGCGACTGGATGGAGCTGCCTGGCCACGAGCCTTTGGATGCGGCCAAGCGCGAGGAGATCCACCAGGAGGTGAAGAACGCCGCCTACCAGATCATCGAGGGCAAGGGGGCGACCAACTTCGCCATCGCCATGTCCGGCGTGGACATCATCGAGTCCATCCTCAACGGCACCGACCGAATCCTGCCGGTCAGCTCTATGTTGGAGGACTTCCACGGCATATCGGACGTGTGCATGTCGGTGCCCAGCGTGCTCAACCGTGACGGGGTCAACACCCACATCAACACTCCGCTGAGCGACGGCGAGCTGGCCGCTCTGAAGCGCTCCGCCGAGACCCTCAAGGAGACGGCCAGCAAGTTCGGCTTCTGA
- a CDS encoding LysM peptidoglycan-binding domain-containing protein, whose protein sequence is MVVRTCAGSRMSAPTNPFSVCLAYVRSVFSSVLARLRRAVNACLPDQGFAGVVVRRIAVFLAVGALTLAGFGWMARPASSAPGPQEVVTRTVRPGDNVWSYAAAITPQGEDVTKNVDRIMQINNMSSPNLRVGDRILIPSDE, encoded by the coding sequence ATGGTTGTCCGTACCTGTGCCGGTTCCCGCATGTCTGCGCCGACGAACCCGTTTTCGGTCTGCCTGGCCTATGTGCGTTCTGTGTTCTCGTCCGTCTTGGCTCGTCTTCGCAGAGCTGTCAATGCCTGTCTGCCTGATCAGGGGTTTGCGGGTGTCGTCGTGCGCAGAATCGCGGTTTTCCTGGCTGTCGGAGCTTTGACCCTGGCTGGGTTCGGATGGATGGCTCGTCCGGCCAGCTCTGCTCCAGGACCACAGGAAGTCGTCACCAGAACAGTTCGTCCGGGCGACAATGTCTGGTCCTATGCGGCCGCAATCACCCCGCAAGGCGAGGATGTCACCAAGAACGTAGACCGCATCATGCAGATCAACAATATGTCCTCACCCAACCTGCGCGTTGGGGACCGAATTCTGATTCCCAGCGACGAGTGA
- the nrdR gene encoding transcriptional regulator NrdR: MHCPFCQNPDTKVVDTRISDDGHAIRRRRECPHCSRRFTTVETSILLVMKRSGNAEPFNRDKVIAGVRKACQGRPIDENDLKLLGQQVEEDLRSRGLAQVDSEEVGRAILKPLRELDEVAYLRFASVYRNFSNLEDFQQAIDTLRAEDQSAEDQSAIQQS, encoded by the coding sequence ATGCACTGTCCTTTCTGCCAGAATCCCGATACCAAGGTTGTGGATACGCGAATCAGCGACGACGGCCATGCCATCAGACGCCGCCGTGAGTGTCCGCACTGCTCGCGTCGGTTCACCACGGTGGAGACCTCGATCCTCTTGGTCATGAAACGCTCAGGCAATGCCGAGCCCTTCAACCGCGACAAGGTCATTGCTGGCGTGAGGAAGGCCTGCCAAGGCAGGCCCATCGACGAGAATGACCTGAAACTCCTGGGCCAGCAGGTTGAAGAGGATCTGCGCTCACGCGGCCTGGCTCAGGTGGATTCGGAAGAGGTCGGCAGGGCCATCCTGAAGCCTCTCAGGGAGTTGGACGAAGTGGCCTATCTGCGCTTCGCCTCGGTCTACCGCAACTTCAGCAACCTGGAGGACTTCCAGCAGGCCATCGACACCTTGCGCGCCGAAGACCAGTCTGCCGAAGACCAGTCTGCAATTCAGCAGTCCTAG
- the lexA gene encoding transcriptional repressor LexA: MESRPKLTDRQAKVLEAIKRHLSERGFLPSYREIGRDAGLRSTSSVKHQLQVLQDLGYIRLTANKGRAIELVQDQPEPTAGIAKIMPFPDTQADEAIMQSRDVPLVGRIAAGQPILAEQHVDDVMRLPERLTGSGELFMLEVHGDSMVDAAICDGDFVVVRRQQEAENGDIVAALLDDGATVKTFRREEGHVWLIPHNPAYSPIDGTHAVIMGKVVTVLRKV; the protein is encoded by the coding sequence CTGGAGTCCAGACCCAAACTGACCGATCGCCAGGCCAAGGTCTTGGAAGCCATCAAGCGGCACCTGTCAGAGCGCGGATTCCTGCCCTCCTACAGGGAGATCGGCAGAGACGCGGGACTGCGCAGCACTTCTTCCGTCAAGCACCAGCTTCAGGTCTTGCAGGATCTGGGCTATATCCGTCTGACTGCCAACAAGGGACGTGCCATAGAGCTGGTCCAGGATCAGCCTGAGCCAACTGCTGGAATCGCCAAGATCATGCCCTTCCCTGATACACAGGCCGACGAGGCCATCATGCAGTCGCGCGACGTGCCCCTGGTCGGCAGAATCGCCGCCGGCCAGCCTATTCTGGCCGAGCAGCATGTGGACGATGTCATGCGTCTGCCCGAACGTCTGACCGGATCCGGGGAGCTCTTCATGCTTGAGGTCCATGGGGATTCCATGGTCGATGCCGCCATCTGCGACGGGGACTTTGTCGTTGTCCGCCGCCAGCAGGAAGCTGAGAACGGAGATATCGTTGCAGCCCTGCTTGACGATGGAGCCACGGTAAAAACCTTCCGCCGCGAGGAGGGCCACGTTTGGCTGATTCCCCACAACCCGGCCTACTCCCCCATCGACGGCACCCACGCCGTCATCATGGGCAAGGTAGTCACCGTTCTGCGCAAGGTCTGA